One genomic segment of Leishmania mexicana MHOM/GT/2001/U1103 complete genome, chromosome 2 includes these proteins:
- a CDS encoding gamma-glutamyl phosphate reductase-like protein, producing MLRLSASRRSMQNILHDIQAAVESRSIMATSSFAQRRSFLVALSEELHRNSEHIIRANRRDCDLFGQQQQQRGTPSVTIPPTLTSTSAAASLQPSSSLHGWHAGYPPFLGPPGHRVGDAQGVSVAAGNPATTTPVLNAAEGSGESSPRRQNSLEYVESASLAGGVDHSNRGGTAAGGRVAATPEGAGPALGETAAGSRATSTPGTAAPVSPSWWTSRASSASLQLMPTAVSGHVTRTEAGGGGGHLLITPDNHFLISPLRLDKLHTTIEYLLCQPDPIAIPPSCWLHDPAEGGSGAAANSLRGQGSLGAAPGHNSPPLPSEGGAHAGCGRCTRRTDRLEVYELSVPLGMVGILSRFRPRISIDAVAMGLFAGNTVLVDGGVSLYYTNMALMSSVRRALTTAGLSPSAVVCVESYDAAHHSTSEWLQLSDYVDLAVVCGPPKLYQFASRYSTIPLMRATGQFSSVYVDQSASFEVALEVILNSKFQKLGAANAVTTVIVHSDFPRYTELLLALAAEGAVLLGDVTAQERVPDCVPELASEEEYQGLSQYGLRDATRTLCVKTVDSLAQALFFIESFGSKQSDCIVATDLEVCATYCRHVDTAVALVNASTRLSSGVPLGCGVDFAMSTSKTHCRGPLTVEMMTTRKLVARSPSAHHGALR from the coding sequence ATGCTTCGGCTGTCCGCCTCCCGCCGGTCGATGCAGAACATTCTGCACGACATCCAAGCCGCGGTGGAGTCACGGTCCATCATGGCGACCTCGTCctttgcgcagcggcgctcttTCCTGGTCGCCCTCAGCGAGGAGTTGCACCGCAACAGTGAACACATTATCCGTGCGAACCGGCGCGACTGCGATCTCTtcgggcagcagcagcagcagcgaggcacgCCATCCGTGACGATACCGCCCACGCTGACGAGCACGAGTGCAGCGGCGAGTCTGCagccgtcctcctcgcttcATGGTTGGCACGCTGGGTATCCGCCCTTTCTCGGTCCCCCGGGGCATCGCGTAGGTGACGCACAGGGTGTCTCCGTGGCAGCGGGGAACCCTGCGACCACCACGCCCGTGCTGAATGCCGCTGAAGGCTCTGGCGAGAGCTCACCACGTCGTCAGAATTCGCTCGAGTACGTGGAGAGCGCATCCCTGGCTGGAGGCGTGGACCATAGCAACAGGGGCGGTACTGCCGCAGGTGGTCGTGTGGCAGCCACTCCAGAAGGTGCTGGCCCTGCTCTTGGCGAGACTGCAGCAGGGTCGCGAGCGACGAGCACCCctggcactgctgctcctgtCTCGCCGTCGTGGTGGACTTCCAGGGCGTCGTCAGCATCGCTGCAACTGATGCCGACCGCTGTATCAGGCCATGTCACTCGCACAGAGgccggtggtggaggcgggcATCTTCTCATCACCCCTGACAACCACTTCCTTATATCGCCTCTACGCCTCGACAAGCTGCACACAACCATTGAATACCTGCTCTGCCAGCCTGACCCCATCGCCATCCCGCCCTCTTGCTGGTTGCACGACCCCGCggaggggggcagcggcgcagcggcaaatTCGCTACGCGGACAGGGCTCTTTAGGTGCGGCTCCTGGCCATAACTCACCCCCGCTGCCAtcggagggaggggcacacGCAGGTTGTGGTCGCTGCACGCGGCGAACCGACCGACTCGAGGTCTACGAGCTCTCTGTGCCGCTGGGCATGGTTGGCATCCTCTCCCGATTCCGCCCACGCATCAGCATCGACGCGGTTGCCATGGGCCTCTTTGCCGGCAACACCGTCCTCGTGGATGGTGGGGTGTCGCTCTACTACACTAATATGGCCCTCATGTCGTCAGTGAGGCGTGCGCTGACGACCGCCGGCCTGTCGCCGAGCGCAGTGGTGTGCGTGGAGAGCTACGACGCGGCCCACCACAGCACGAGCGAGTGGCTGCAGCTGTCCGACTACGTGGATCTCGCTGTCGTGTGCGGACCGCCAAAGCTGTACCAGTTCGCCTCTCGTTACTCCACCATCCCGCTGATGCGCGCGACTGGGCAGTTTAGCAGCGTCTACGTGGACCAGAGCGCCTCCTTcgaggtggcgctggaggtgATCCTCAACTCCAAGTTTCAGAAGCTTGGCGCTGCCAACGCCGTAACAACGGTCATCGTCCACAGCGACTTTCCGCGCTACACGGAGCTTCTGCTGGCCCTCGCTGCTGaaggcgccgtgctgctTGGCGATGTCACCGCTCAAGAGCGCGTACCGGACTGCGTGCCGGAGCTCGCGAGTGAGGAGGAGTATCAGGGTCTCTCTCAGTATGGGCTGCGTGATGCTACACGCACGCTGTGCGTCAAGACGGTGGACTCGCTCGCTCAGGCGCTCTTCTTCATTGAGTCCTTCGGCTCCAAGCAGAGCGACTGCATCGTGGCCACAGACCTAGAGGTGTGCGCCACGTACTGCCGGCATGTCGACACGGCTGTCGCCCTGGTGAACGCCTCCACCCGCCTCTCCAGTGGCGTACCgctcggctgcggcgtcgactTCGCCATGTCCACCTCGAAGACTCACTGCCGCGGCCCACTGACGGTAGAGATGATGACGACGCGCAAACTTGTTGCTCGAAGTCCCAGCGCCCACcacggcgcgctgcgctgA
- a CDS encoding putative ARP2/3 complex subunit has protein sequence MAVAKQPYYNCVERTLLVALCLQSFASEVTEGCAVPEVELVPPDAGTGAPPPSFLVPPATPHAALRCHPLRLQWSSGDECFIEGSCDSTRVSFWLAAAHQPDDPLSTQLLSEYMAFFCSHGAATGALPILRCTPVRRTSTGKPGAVAAGQPIYDVSFLVLAEHVYEYGRQRLARWILTFVEEVEAAVANLKVALNARRRAAAQEFFALPA, from the coding sequence ATGGCAGTGGCCAAGCAGCCGTACTACAACTGCGTCGAGCGCACGCTGTTGGTTGCGCTGTGCTTGCAGTCTTTTGCCTCCGAGGTGACAGAGGGGTGCGCCGTGCCAGAGGTGGAGCTGGTGCCACCCGACGCGGGCACCGGTGCCCCGCCGCCTTCATTCCTCGTCCCCCCTGCCACCCCCCACGCAGCGTTGCGGTGTCacccgctgcggctgcagtggAGCAGCGGGGACGAATGCTTCATTGAGGGGTCATGCGACAGCACTCGCGTGTCCTTCTGGCTTGCAGCGGCACACCAGCCCGACGACCCCCTCTCGACGCAGCTACTTAGCGAATACATGGCGTTCTTCTGCTCtcacggcgccgccaccggtgcaCTGCCGATCCTTCGCTGCACCCCGGTGCGAAGGACGTCGACAGGGAAACCGGGAGCAGTTGCGGCGGGCCAACCCATCTACGACGTGTCGTTCTTAGTGCTGGCCGAGCACGTGTACGAGTACGGCCGGCAGCGCCTGGCGCGGTGGATACTGACATTCGTCGAGGAGGTCGAGGCCGCCGTTGCGAACTTAAAAGTGGCGCTGAACGccaggcggcgcgcagctgcgcaggaGTTTTTCGCACTACCTGCGTAG
- a CDS encoding putative protein kinase produces MQTSVSGGGKQTAKARETGAGVTVASVNAAQSPRQSSYAPGMNQLPEVDEARRCSSSIRKESDSRVAGGCTARSRDIGSKNSNLFEGSGNQRQAEGSGREDRGNLCDNGHTQHSCGLASRSYIKSDISMDTFVPHRELSEDGNEKDGQVQINLESVEKSVFTPEPPGFGDSTSVSRNPHNRDASTTAGVDPLAKIETAVASTAYGESGSGGRKSSDEAEKSMEPLRNQLRCFSSSKDAPRHRSRGICPTALVASRTLPVVRVETELAGSGRGRASGSGDVAEATVPSAPTGCLAGTSAFPGDAVTTDTREGTSRDRRSAQFLREMLGVVDKDQAGSSRGREGDGGNVNSAATVPNPLHHRHSASRASDSESIGDTHHRHGNETSGTQSSATRRELHGRNVGNVAGGDRDEYNTDSLVDGRSLGSYRGELEWLCVPSLFYLFSNIIKWNELRLQRRTSQAPLEENRSRSSDESFSLASIWTPHREQELHVLEDRISFSVFELEGVYLNPFLVRWSKPKLRSLVADVVSTWEKEGPYSAEFDRVSSRLFDAISTEQTCHLRSTCLLSVRQWLGSAQHRWGVTCVLTALFAVSILCIVFLGVFGRTQAVSIVFSTMLCVAVVLMCMVAVVVLHHNTYADAASRYFREEVVRAAQQRMEEEEMAEKRDVGSRSGYGHRGAVRASRDAAGNGCRSYTAGDDDTGVDDEYMEDEISLAVRNLRALTEGSTHPATNAPPYYRLSDRPHSGKCDSGGAGGGFEDDKTLADGNYVSLTSRSLQTGDKVKQQFEDGRENRLLLSCGTFEQHQGDTDQCESHGVHERMSTQQALRPTKQATPSSTSGAAGGQARQSTSDSCGSGRQEQLTRGGRDGEKIVMDAEQPLQQLADLPENVNVTALLFCRSVGVLSQVALSLWERNFMLLRVRNLQALHNTGSHGSERCRVVLIHAPDVPEGSDDLKMALSWLRMGRRPVFFFSRLTMGYPASVPFSARLMVPFSSTAFNALLLAGIGVGSEHGCVSSPLLPQQEQERHEELCPSQPFQVPPYTLGRRLGGGAFGNVFEAEMEHTGAKCAVKRMYLKEDSNQDEEQQGNTGVAGVCAGGSGTLAAGANAPASPRAAEVEEGTGGATTAVGSQLRDIAQEVEIMSSLQHPSIVRYYYCERDDNCISIFMELCTGGSLRSLIHSGKLVNPPEIKHLLREIISAVSYLHNMHIVHRDLKPDNVLFRQGHIKITDFGTAVHKHGGDLRVIRGTFAYMAPEILVGDPYGRACDVWSIGCIAAEVLSVELPQHALGLPEMCEYYRAMGENSELAIECDVPGVRDFLLACLQRNPSQRSTAAELFYHPILQARDTSIHDWMVEVVARRRRIQQQQQALHRNGLGSRTGGGAAGPGGNHHASSNGPNQNGGMSCANPADRFGLHSVGSAESLDSSKLV; encoded by the coding sequence ATGCAAACTTCGGTGAGTGGTGGGGGTAAGCAAACTGCCAAAGCGAGGGAAACTGGCGCAGGCGTGACTGTGGCGTCCGTGAACGCGGCACAATCTCCGCGGCAGTCCTCCTATGCACCGGGAATGAATCAGCTACCTGAGGTCGATGAGGCAAGAAGATGCTCTTCATCTATTCGCAAAGAAAGTGACAGCAGAGTTGCAGGGGGATGCACTGCGCGTAGCAGAGACATTGGCTCGAAAAACAGTAACTTATTTGAGGGAAGTGGCAATCAGCGTCAAGCTGAGGGTTCTGGCCGTGAGGACCGTGGGAATTTGTGTGACAATGGTCATACTCAGCATAGCTGCGGTTTGGCTAGTCGCTCATACATAAAATCAGATATTAGCATGGACACCTTTGTTCCGCATCGTGAACTGTCAGAGGATGGCAATGAGAAAGATGGACAGGTGCAAATAAATCTGGAGAGCGTCGAAAAGTCAGTGTTCACCCCTGAACCACCTGGGTTTGGTGACAGCACTAGTGTCTCTCGCAATCCTCACAACCGTGATGCGTCGACAACCGCAGGAGTAGACCCTTTAGCAAAAATCGAGACAGCAGTAGCCTCCACAGCGTATGGTGAGAGTGGCTCTGGGGGAAGAAAGAGCTccgacgaggcggagaagtCGATGGAGCCGTTGCGCAATCAACTCCGCTGCTTTTCTTCGAGCAAAGATGCACCGCGCCACCGAAGCCGTGGGATATGTCCTACAGCACTCGTTGCTAGCCGCACGCTGCCTGTTGTACGCGTCGAAACAGAGTTGGCAGGCAGCGGCCGGGGAAGGGCATCAGGATCCGGGGACGTTGCGGAGGCAACGGTTCCAAGCGCTCCCACAGGGTGCTTGGCGGGTACGAGTGCCTTTCCCGGTGATGCTGTCACAACTGACACGCGCGAGGGCACTAGTCGCGACCGACGAAGCGCCCAGTTCCTGCGAGAGATGTTGGGGGTGGTTGACAAGGATCAGGCGGGCTCCTCCAGGGGACGTGAGGGTGACGGCGGGAACGTGAACAGTGCAGCCACAGTTCCAAATCCCCTTCATCATCGCCACAGCGCAAGTAGGGCAAGCGACAGTGAGTCCATCGGCGACACCCACCACAGGCATGGTAATGAAACTTCCGGGACACAAAGCAGTGCAACACGAAGAGAATTGCATGGGCGCAACGTTGGCAATGTTGCCGGAGGTGACAGAGATGAGTACAACACAGACAGTCTTGTAGATGGGCGTTCCCTCGGTAGTTATCGCGGCGAGCTAGAGTGGCTGTGCGTCCCTTCTTTGTTCTACCTTTTTTCCAACATCATCAAGTGGAAtgagctgcggctgcagcgccgaaCATCTCAAGCCCCTCTCGAGGAGAATCGCTCCCGGTCAAGTGATGAGTCATTTTCTCTAGCTTCGATTTGGACCCCACATCGTGAGCAGGAACTCCATGTGCTTGAGGATCGCATCAGTTTCTCCGTTTTCGAGTTGGAGGGAGTGTACTTGAACCCGTTCTTGGTGAGGTGGTCGAAGCCGAAGCTGCGCTCGCTTGTTGCAGATGTTGTGTCAACATGGGAAAAGGAAGGCCCCTACAGTGCCGAGTTTGACCGCGTCTCATCACGCCTTTTCGACGCCATTTCTACAGAGCAGACTTGCCACCTGCGAAGCACCTGTCTGCTCTCGGTGCGACAGTGGCTGGGCAGTGCACAACACCGGTGGGGTGTCACGTGCGTCTTGACGGCTTTGTTCGCTGTTTCAATTCTTTGCATTGTCTTTCTTGGGGTGTTTGGCCGCACCCAAGCCGTCAGCATTGTATTTTCGACGATGCTCTGCGTAGCGGTGGTCTTGATGTGCATGGTTGCAGTGGTTGTGTTGCATCACAACACGTACGCAGACGCGGCTTCCAGGTACTTCCGCGAGGAGGTAGTGCGCGCAGCTCAGCAgcggatggaggaggaggaaatGGCGGAAAAACGAGATGTGGGCAGTAGAAGCGGGTACGGGCACCGTGGTGCGGTGAGGGCGTCTCGGGACGCGGCGGGCAACGGTTGCAGGAGTTACACAGCGGGCGATGACGACACAGGTGTCGATGATGAGTACATGGAGGATGAAATATCTCTTGCAGTGCGCAACCTGCGAGCTCTGACGGAGGGTAGCACCCACCCGGCTACCAATGCGCCGCCCTACTATCGCCTATCGGATCGGCCTCACAGTGGGAAGtgtgacagcggcggcgcaggggGCGGCTTCGAAGATGATAAGACACTGGCCGATGGAAACTACGTTTCCCTCACCAGCCGTTCGTTGCAGACTGGTGACAAAGTCAAGCAGCAGTTTGAGGACGGTCGTGAAAATAGACTCCTGCTGAGCTGTGGGACCTTCGAGCAGCATCAGGGGGATACGGATCAGTGCGAGTCTCACGGGGTGCACGAACGCATGAGCACCCAGCAAGCGCTGCGTCCTACAAAGCAAGCGAcgcccagcagcaccagtgGGGCCGCTGGAGGTCAGGCGAGGCAGAGCACCTCTGACAGCTGTGGAAGCGGCAGGCAGGAGCAGCTCACTCGGGGAGGGCGCGACGGTGAAAAGATTGTGATGGATGCGGAGCAGCCGCTACAGCAACTCGCTGACTTGCCAGAGAATGTCAACGTCACGGCCCTTCTGTTTTGCAGGAGTGTTGGTGTGCTTTCTCAAGTGGCGTTGTCGCTATGGGAGCGCAATTTTATGCTGTTGCGCGTCCGCAACCTTCAAGCGCTCCACAACACAGGCAGTCACGGTTCGGAGCGTTGCAGGGTGGTGTTGATTCATGCCCCCGATGTGCCGGAGGGATCTGACGACTTGAAGATGGCCCTGTCGTGGCTGCGGATGGGGAGGCGACCCGTCTTTTTCTTCTCCCGGTTGACGATGGGGTACCCGGCCAGCGTACCCTTTTCCGCCCGGCTGATGGTGCCGTTTTCCTCCACTGCCTTTAACGCTCTCTTGCTGGCGGGCATTGGTGTGGGGTCGGAGCACGGCTGTGTCTCGTCCCCGCTGCTTCCtcagcaggagcaggagcgacATGAGGAGCTGTGCCCGTCGCAGCCTTTTCAAGTCCCCCCATACACTCTCGGCCGCCGGCTTGGTGGAGGCGCCTTTGGTAACGTGTTCGAGGCAGAGATGGAACACACAGGTGCCAAGTGCGCAGTGAAGCGGATGTACTTGAAGGAGGACTCGAACCAAGATGAGGAGCAGCAAGGCAACACCGGGGTTGCTGGGGTCTgtgcaggcggcagcggcacccttGCAGCAGGCGCAAACGCCCCAGCGTCTCCCagggcggcagaggtggaggaaGGGACGGGTGGAGCAACCACCGCGGTCGGCTCACAGCTGCGTGACATTGCTCAGGAGGTGGAGATAATGAGCTCACTTCAGCATCCCAGCATTGTGCGCTACTACTACTGCGAGCGTGACGATAACTGCATCTCCATCTTTATGGAGCTCTGCACCGGCGGCTCGCTGAGGTCGCTGATTCACAGCGGAAAGCTGGTGAACCCCCCAGAGATCAAACACTTGCTGCGGGAGATCATCAGTGCCGTTTCCTATCTGCACAACATGCACATTGTGCATCGCGACTTGAAGCCGGACAACGTTCTCTTTCGCCAGGGGCACATCAAGATTACGGACTTTGGCACGGCTGTGCACAAGCACGGTGGAGACCTTCGGGTTATCAGAGGCACGTTCGCGTACATGGCTCCGGAGATCTTGGTCGGGGATCCGTACGGGCGTGCCTGTGATGTGTGGTCTATCGGCTGCATCGCGGCCGAGGTGCTGTCTGTGGAGTTGCCGCAGCACGCGTTGGGGCTTCCAGAAATGTGCGAGTACTACCGCGCCATGGGCGAGAACAGTGAGCTGGCCATCGAATGCGACGTACCGGGGGTGCGGGATTTCCTCCTCGCTTGTCTGCAGCGCAATCCcagccagcgcagcacggcagcggagctTTTCTACCACCCCATCCTGCAAGCCCGCGACACTTCCATTCATGACTGgatggtggaggtggtggcgcgtcgccgtcgcatccagcagcagcagcaagcgctTCACCGCAACGGACTTGGCAGCCGAACAGGTGGCGGGGCCGCCGGGCCCGGTGGCAATCACCACGCCAGCTCCAACGGACCGAACCAGAACGGGGGCATGAGCTGCGCAAATCCCGCTGACCGCTTCGGCTTGCACTCCGTCGGAAGCGCTGAATCGCTCGACTCGTCAAAACTGGTGTGa